Genomic DNA from Lactuca sativa cultivar Salinas chromosome 8, Lsat_Salinas_v11, whole genome shotgun sequence:
ttatgtgagacatcatgaatcgtgtcccatatgcttcggatataggttcgattacatgtgctatattcatcctttctaaaattttccaaatgcttggggcattaagaagggaaaaggtttagaactggatatgactaaaaggattaaacaattgtcgaggacaatctaaggtttaccaaagattggttgctcaaggacagttggaagtatagtgataattctggaaggaccatattgaaataatctgtaaggaggcaactcttgttcagaagtgatagtcaaaatggaatctggaaatgtttcaaagttagaaatttcaatctgtgtaagattaaggaaacttaatgcaagaaggatgtttccaaggagttgatctcctttggaattctctgtaatgattgttgccaagtctttgtgagtttgtgcataatcattacaagaggatcaatgcatataagtttagaatctaacagattacagtaaatggcatgaatttggaattcttgcatttgcgataaggatttgggagtgtgaaaaaagaatcattgaagttatgttcaattgatctagttcacaaagtaaagatcatagacaaacatagtatgcatacttggtgtatggcatgactagtgtttaagaaaacatagtgtacatgcttggagcatgggacaactattgttttaaattcaagaataaagttaatagctgaaatagtatacaatgaataatgtgtaatcatatggtgataaataaaaggtgttttatttatgttcaaagtgttgataccatattggattcaattattattgtgtttcattttgcatgttttgacttcccgaataaactaggttattcttccggaatgactaagttattcaaaccatccacagtcggtcatatgttggaagtagatatgaattaagactgtcatgagttggcttgtagaggtctaaggtgttggacaaagggctacaacactcatgagtgctcataagttctgagtattggattcaacccgcgctcattggaatcacttcatggattttatcacgagtgatcatgagatgataatatcttatattcttcaaacctagaaatatgagttgttactatgagttgatagtacattgattgcacgaaaacgcatttggtaactcggtgctataaaacgtgcctttgtgtatgattcaacaagtagtagaacaagccatatgagtcgaagtttatccgttccttttaccttcgggataaaagcgatatctgtgggcccctcgatgatttgatgatgacaaatggaagtgctcggccgggccaggactgatttgatttgttcaattagtcagtcgtcataaatcggaaatcgggaaacaacaaatggacagagagaatgattataatccatgtctcagtccatatgatatctagaatggaggaatatatgatcccttatctaatggacaagttcgttgacaagatcagagtttgacagcagctttaagagctacgattgccagttaggtttgaagtcatacgcaataatagttttagacttatccaagtgggagactgttggattaatgtctaagtccataactatatttggtatgtacttgacccgacccggcatggtccatttgggttgcacttcaccgacacaatttatatggataatcttttgagaatagtatgtttatgattaatattaatatattataagttctaatatattaatatggaatcatattatttaattagtattgatcaagaattaatttataattaattaattgatcaaaaggaactaattaaatatggactcttatatatatggaatgggccaagttcatttaggttgggctaagctttcatggatagtccatggagtgtttaacccatggatcctaggaaatgaaaggtcatgggtattagggtttaaccctaatcctccatactatataaagatgtctttggttggtgaaattggcattagtgtggatacactaaagaagggctagccaatttcactagagagaaccaagtaatcgtattctctaaagtattccaaggtgtcttggtgatttgtgattccacttgaggcttccacactattggggctaagctcttaaagcttgaagacatcaagctacatcaagaggtatgtattctatcttgttacattcatagtctttgtatgctagattaggataataccttggatgttcttatttgcatgtataatagagaaaacatagatccaaggtatttagggttggatgtacacttaggaagtgttagaatgctcaaaacccaacacaactaACCCAAACATGAAGAACAAGACAAAGAACTCTAGATTTAGAAACATAAAGCATAAAGGTTGGAACTCGAAGACTCACAAAGGTCTAGAAGGTGAGCTAGGGGTGGATGAGGAGCTTGCTTGTTGGATTTATTCATAAAggatatcttcttcttcttcttcttctcactaAAAATCACCACAAAACTTCAAAAACTCAACAATGGAGGTTACGGGTGTTTATAGATTGAAAAGGAGGTGATGGCGGCTGAAGGTGTGCAAACCCTAGCCCCcacttcccttaaatagggcttaagacccaaaaaattagggttttgcaaaCAATAGGTTGTCACGTCATGACACTCAAAATGAGACATGCATTCTCATCGAGCACTGCTACGTCGTGGCACTCTCATCTCCACGTCGTGGCCAACAAGGTTTTTCCCAAAACCTTACATTGATCCCTTTAAGCCCTTACTGTTCTATTtggaaaacgggtgttacacATTTCTTTTGTACAAATTAGAGGTGAGTAaagtattgttttttttaaaagagCTTCTTAATCTCTTTTGTTTGCGTCGTGCAGACTGCACACAAACGTTTCATCTCGTAGATTGTTTTCATAAAACCGCAATCCAAAAAAGGTTTGCGCACCATCTTCTTGGAGCAGACATGAACTCACCTATTTTCGAGTCTGCAAACGTCTTTctggtaaaataaaaaaaaggtagaATTACTTTTATGTCTTTAcaaattttaaacatttctttTATGTCCTTACAAATTGTTTGTTTTCAGAAGACCGCAATCCTAAAAAGCTTTGTGCACCATCTTCTTGGAGTAGACGTGGACTCACTTCTTTTCAAGTCAGTAGATGTCTTTTTAGTAAAATAAAAAAGACATAATTACTTTTATGTCCTTACAAAACTTAAATATTACTTTTATGTCCTTACAAAATTTAAAACTACATATACGTCCGCCTAAAACTATGAAATTCACATCTATATTCAAACTAGTATTTAATTTAGGACTAAACCAATTTAATATTGAAAAACTTATCCAAAATCAAAATATTATTTGATATTACTAAACTACACTTCTCAATTTAAAAATTAGGATTAAAACAATTTTATTAGAATTTAAACCAATTTAACCTTTAAAAGCTTCAAGCCCTCAACATTATTTTTTAAAGCTTTCGACGAACATATATTAAAAATGTAAAAGCATGTTAATAAATAGAAAAAAGTCATAAAACTATAtcatttaatataaatattaaaataatataagtcTGGGAAAAACAAACTTCTTGTGATATCAATATCATTTCAAAATTGTTTGATGAACGACATAATCTTATTCAACTTACTCGATATCCATTTTTTGTAATCGATAAACCATTTTTAATTACACAATGAATTAGCAAACATTAACAAATAATTTTATTCAACCGAATCGATTTTCATATGTTTAAGTGTCCGGTGATGCATCATATTCTTTGTGTTTATTAACGTTCGAATCATTTGTTTTAATTTTCTCATAGATGGTTTCTTGTATATAgttttgacaaaattgcaaaaatgatcgctatggtatgcattttttttggggttttagtccaaacctcgaTTTTTTTAGATTGGTGGTCATTTTGAGCTAGTTTCCTTGTATTTTTGGTCCCCGCCCAAACTAAAAAAACTATTATATCCTTAATgaatttaattttcatttttctttcacttttaaaaaatattattattattaaatataaaattgggCCCACatgtcctctctctctctctctctctctctctctctctctctctctctctctctctctctctctctctctctctctctctctcagtacTCTGCGTTGATACCACTGCTTNNNNNNNNNNNNNNNNNNNNNNNNNNNNNNNNNNNNNNNNNNNNNNNNNNNNNNNNNNNNNNNNNNNNNNNNNNNNNNNNNNNNNNNNNNNNNNNNNNNNNNNNNNNNNNNNNNNNNNNNNNNNNNNNNNNNNNNNNNNNNNNNNNNNNNNNNNNNNNNNNNNNNNNNNNNNNNNNNNNNNNNNNNNNNNNNNNNNNNNNNNNNNNNNNNNNNNNNNNNNNNNNNNNNNNNNNNNNNNNNNNNNNNNNNNNNNNNNNNNNNNNNNNNNNNNNNNNNNNNNNNNNNNNNNNNNNNNNNNNNNNNNNNNNNNNNNNNNNNNNNNNNNNNNNNNNNNNNNNNNNNNNNNNNNNNNNNNNNNNNNNNNNNNNNNNNNNNNNNNNNNNNNNNNNNNNNNNNNNNNNNNNNNNNNNNNNNNNNNNNNNNNNNNNNNNNNNNNNNNNNNNNNNNNNNNNNNNNNNNNNNNNNNNNNNNNNNNNNNNNNNNNNNNNNNNNNNNNNNNNNNNNNNNNNNNNNNNNNNNNNNNNNNNNNNNNNNNNNNNNNNNNNNNNNNNNNNNNNNNNNNNNNNNNNNNNNNNNNNNNNNNNNNNNNNNNNNNNNNNNNNNNNNNNNNNNNNNNNNNNNNNNNNNNNNNNNNNNNNNNNNNNNNNNNNNNNNNNNNNNNNNNNNNNNNNNNNNNNNNNNNNNNNNNNNNNNNNNNNNNNNNNNNNNNNNNNNNNNNNNNNNNNNNNNNNNNNNNNNNNNNNNNNNNNNNNNNNNNNNNNNNNNNNNNNNNNNNNNNNNNNNNNNNNNNNNNNNNNNNNNNNNNNNNNNNNNNNNNNNNNNNNNNNNNNNNNNNNNNNNNNNNNNNNNNNNNNNNNNNNNNNNNNNNNNNNNNNNNNNNNNNNNNNNNNNNNNNNNNNNNNNNNNNNNNNNNNNNNNNNNNNNNNNNNNNNNNNNNNNNNNAAGCAGTGGTATCAACGCAGAGTACTGGATGTGTTTTGTGTgtatgagagagagaaagagaggtgggcctataatttttattaataaaactttaaattaaatagcaaaaaacattaaaaatgtatcagaagggtattttagtcttttcagttttCTGAGAGACCAAAAACGCAATAAAACCAGCTTAAAAGGACTACCAATCTAAAAAAgtcatggtttggactaaaactcctaaaaaatacataccacaaggaccatttttacaattttgtctaTAATTTTTTGTAACTAACTCCTTTTAAACGATAACTTTTCATAGACGGTTTAATGAATTTTACCATAAATATCATTTTcgtaaaaaaaattacttttgaAAACGGCTTAAATTAGTTGATTGattctatttatatatgaatattgttttgaatttgcaatttagtttttttttaataaaatatgataactactgataaaaattaattaagaaaaaaaaaactcttttaagttttaaaaataaaataaaataaactgttTATTTTAACAACTTACATACTTTAAaagcaaacaatttttttttaggtCAAGCTCTAATTCTTAAATAGTTAAATATATAATCCACATAGGTATTTTACctcttaaaaaataaaaacactcATTTACCTCTTATTCAGGTCTAGATATTTTACCTCTTAACACCCGTTCCCTCTgacctttttgtgggacaaagaACTACATTttcttttgtatttcttttctctTCGGGTTACTGACATTAATTCCAAGTAGTGATGTAAACGAACAGAGCTACTTACAAGCTACCCGTGATCGGATCGTTAAAAACTCGAAACGAGTTGAGCCTTAATGAGCTCAAGCCTAGAATAAAGCTCATTTAACAAACGAGCTTGATCTCGAGCCTGCACTTACAAGCTCGTTTAAGCTTGCGAGCTTAAACGAGCTTttgtataatatatttttatttatatattatcatttattacttatatattattaaaatctGAAAAAATAACAAGTCGATCCCGATCTTTAACGAGCTTTACGAACAAACGAGTCTTAATGAGCTTCATATATGTTTCACGAGCTCGAGCTTGAGCTTCAATAACTTTAAACGAGCctgacttgattagtgtgaagCTTGACTTGGCTCGGCTCGTTAACAAACGAGCTTTACAACTTGTTCTTCTACTGAATAACAATCGGAACCTTAAAGAAAATATAGTTTTGTTATGCACTTGGACTGGAATGATGGTTTTTCTTTGTTTGTTCACCCAAGCTTTTCGACCATATAGAGAAAACAAAAGGATATTGTATAAAGCAATTCAAACTCATAATTTACATAGACTTGATATATCATTGTTTCTTGGTTGGAACATCAAACTGATGGCGACAAAATCAAGACTCAGGGACATAATTCTTTGAGCCAATAGACCGAAGTTCAACCACGACTTCACACATCGAAGGTCGTTTTTCAGGCATAACCGATGTGCATTTTAGAGCTATTTCAAGCATTCCCAAAGCTTCCTTTTTACACAAACTCGAAATTTTCGGGTCAAGAATTTGAACTGCCCCATTACTTATGTTAACTTTCCTTCTTACCCACTTCACAACATCAAGAGACTCCTCATTTGATTCCACTTGTTCAGCTGCTCGACCTGTTACAAGTTCTAGTAAGATGACACCGAATCCGTATGTGTCCATTTGTTCGGTAGCCTTTTTATTGTACCCTAATTCTGCATTCAAATTGTATGTGATAATTAGAATCTAAACAAGAAAAACACAAACTATATATGGATATGGATAATGGATTGTAGTATTGTATACCTGGTGCCATGTAGCAGGAAGATGATGAGTTTGAATCCAAGGAGGACTTGAATGTAATTTCACCAAGAATCCGATCCAATGCGAAATCCGTGAGCTTTGGTTCAAATTCAGCGTCCAAaagaacatttttggacttaacaTCTCTATGAAGCAAATGGGGAACGTAGTCCTTGTGAAGATAAGCCAATCCTTGAGCAATTCAATGGCGATTTTCAAGCGAAAACTCCATGCCAACTGGAAGTCACCTTTGCTTATCAAATCACCAAGACTCCCTTTTTCCATACATTCATAGATCAAAAAGATTGAATCATCCGAATGGCAAAACCCCAAGATTCTGATTATGTTTTTGTGTCTGATTTTGGCTAACGTCTTCACTTCCGTTTTCAAAGTTTTAAAAGATTGGTTTCTGATATTGTCTATCTTCTTCACAGCTATAAGCTCGTTACTAGGCAAGTTTATAATGTAAACTCTTCCAAAACCTCCAGAACTACCTCTAGAAGCTTTTTCATCCATCGCCATGATCAAATCCTGCTCTGTAACTCGAAGTGGATAAAAGAAAACGGATCTCCAAATACCCGTTTCAGATTTTTGGATTGACGATCTCCGAAGAACATAAAACCCAAATGCTAAACTCAGTATCCCAGCTAACAAAGCTAAGGAAATCAATGCGCAAGCCAGTTTTGAAATCCCGGCTATTTTGTGCAGAGAATCATCTTTTGAACAAGGATTTGACAATCCGGGCCCACATAAATCGGGGTTTCCTTCTATGTATAAAGCGGGAAGTCCTGCGGTTAATGAGGAAGGGACTCTACCTGATAGTCTATTGAAAGATACGTTAAAAAGGGCAAGTTTCAGGTTTTGAAGCTCAAGGGGGATTTCACCTGTGAGATTATTATGGGAAAGATCAAGGTAAGTAAGCACAGGTAAATCTCCTAGCGATTCTGGGATTTCGCCAACAAAATTGTTATCAGCTAAAGACAAAGAAACTAACTTTTTACATTCTTTTAGCTCTGGGATTTCACCAGTAATGTAATTATGGGAGAAATTGATGATGCTCATTAGTGGGGAATCGCAAAAGTTGTGTGGAAGTTCACCGTATAAGCCATTAAGAGAGGCAGAGAATCTGTACAAGCTTTTAACCATGCCAAGACCATGAGGGATTTTGCCGATGAAACTGTTGTTATCTATCTGAACTTGTTCTAATTGAGAAGACATTGATATGGAATCAGGTATTTCACCAGAAAACCGATTGTTTTCGGCTCTAATCACCTTGATTTTAGGCAATGACCACAAGTTGTTTGGGAAATCGCCATGAAACCCATTGTTTTGAAGCTCCAATCTTTCAAGATTCAAGCAATTAGCAATTGAGGTATTGGGTAATGTTCCATTGAAATAGTTTGTATGAAGGCTTAGACTTGTAAGCCCAGGGGATTCACAAATCCCGTCTGGGAAATACCCAAAAAGATTGTTTTGTGAAACATCAAAAGAAACCAACTTTTCGAAAGAGCTTCCGATTCTTGAAGGTAAAACACCTGTAAGATTGTTCTGAGAGAGGTCAACTATTGTCAACTCCTTCATTTCAACAATAGAGTTCGGTATTTCACCATAAAAACCAGATCTTTGCAACAAAACCTGCTCAAGTTTCAAAAGCTTCCCAATATCACTTGGAATCTCACTCTCCATAAAAGGGTTTTCAGATAAATCAAGAACAATCAACTCCGTAAAGTTTCCAAGAACATTAGGGACACTACCTGACAACAAGTTATTGCCAAGATTAAGAACTTGAAGATTCAGTAACGACCCAACTCCATCTGGTATCTTACCTTCGACATGGTTTTTGCTCAAATCAAGAAACTTGAGAGATTTAAACTGAGAAATCTGATCTGGGATTGTACCCCAGAT
This window encodes:
- the LOC111913927 gene encoding LOW QUALITY PROTEIN: probably inactive leucine-rich repeat receptor-like protein kinase At5g06940 (The sequence of the model RefSeq protein was modified relative to this genomic sequence to represent the inferred CDS: inserted 1 base in 1 codon), producing MASHCTLSLSLIFLLVFTINASSPSSSSTSSEADILLTFKSAINDPMNYLSSWSNTTTTHHCNWTGVTCTTTTTVSSLTLQNLNLSGEISPSVCQLSNLITLNLADNFFNQPIPLHLSQCSSLNTLNLSSNLIWGTIPDQISQFKSLKFLDLSKNHVEGKIPDGVGSLLNLQVLNLGNNLLSGSVPNVLGNFTELIVLDLSENPFMESEIPSDIGKLLKLEQVLLQRSGFYGEIPNSIVEMKELTIVDLSQNNLTGVLPSRIGSSFEKLVSFDVSQNNLFGYFPDGICESPGLTSLSLHTNYFNGTLPNTSIANCLNLERLELQNNGFHGDFPNNLWSLPKIKVIRAENNRFSGEIPDSISMSSQLEQVQIDNNSFIGKIPHGLGMVKSLYRFSASLNGLYGELPHNFCDSPLMSIINFSHNYITGEIPELKECKKLVSLSLADNNFVGEIPESLGDLPVLTYLDLSHNNLTGEIPLELQNLKLALFNVSFNRLSGRVPSSLTAGLPALYIEGNPDLCGPGLSNPCSKDDSLHKIAGISKLACALISLALLAGILSLAFGFYVLRRSSIQKSETGIWRSVFFYPLRVTEQDLIMAMDEKASRGSSGGFGRVYIINLPSNELIAVKKIDNIRNQSFKTLKTEVKTLAKIRHKNIIRILGFCHSDDSIFLIYECMEKGSLGDLISKGDFQLAWSFRLKIAIXIAQGLAYLHKDYVPHLLHRDVKSKNVLLDAEFEPKLTDFALDRILGEITFKSSLDSNSSSSCYMAPELGYNKKATEQMDTYGFGVILLELVTGRAAEQVESNEESLDVVKWVRRKVNISNGAVQILDPKISSLCKKEALGMLEIALKCTSVMPEKRPSMCEVVVELRSIGSKNYVPES